A genome region from Scomber scombrus unplaced genomic scaffold, fScoSco1.1 SCAFFOLD_281, whole genome shotgun sequence includes the following:
- the LOC133977041 gene encoding salivary glue protein Sgs-3-like has product MAFSCPCTTRTTCTTRTTCTTRTTRTTCTTRTTCTTRTTCTTRTTRTTRTTCTTRTTCTTRTTCTTCYTCTTCTTCTTCTTCTTCTTCTTRTTRTTCYTCTTRTICTTCTTCYTCTTCTTRTTRTTRTTRTTCTTRTTRTTCYTCTTRTICTTCTTCYTCTTRTTRTTCTTRTTCYTCTTRTTRTTCTTRTTRTTRTTRTTCTNRTIRTTRTTRTTRTTRTTCTTCTTRTTCTTRTTRTTCTSPGPRH; this is encoded by the coding sequence atggcTTTCTCCTGTCCCTGCACCACCCGCACCACCTGCACCACCCGCACCACCTGCACCACCCGCACCACCCGCACCACCTGCACCACCCGCACCACCTGCACCACCCGCACCACCTGCACCACCCGCACCACCCGCACCACCCGCACCACCTGCACCACCCGCACCACCTGCACCACCCGCACCACCTGCACCACTTGCTACACCTGCACCACCTGCACCACCTGCACCACCTGCACCACCTGCACCACCTGCACCACCTGCACCACCCGCACCACCCGCACCACCTGCTACACCTGCACCACCCGCACCATATGCACCACCTGCACCACCTGCTACACCTGCACCACCTGCACCACCCGCACCACCCGCACCACCCGCACCACCCGCACCACCTGCACCACCCGCACCACCCGCACCACCTGCTACACCTGCACCACCCGCACCATATGCACCACCTGCACCACCTGCTACACCTGCACCACCCGCACCACCCGCACCACCTGCACCACCCGCACCACCTGCTACACCTGCACCACCCGCACCACCCGCACCACCTGCACCACCCGCACCACCCGCACCACCCGCACCACCCGCACCACCTGCACCAACCGCACCATCCGCACCACCCGCACCACCCGCACCACCCGCACCACCCGCACCACCTGCACCACCTGCACCACCCGCACCACCTGCACCACCCGCACCACCCGCACCACCTGCACCAGTCCTGGGCCCCGGCACTAA